A region of uncultured Desulfobacter sp. DNA encodes the following proteins:
- a CDS encoding tyrosine-type recombinase/integrase codes for MKRFKSFLAEQMEEFIEYRFQLGYSNTSMMYCLKVLDRYVSEKQVTWASFDPLFFIRFRANLDLEPRSINMIFRMIKIFFNYLIRKDVILENPLQEITELQENLVIPFIFSPEETDRFLKAVIKSMRTSQRFYVSDFSAYIAFLLMARCGLRTSETLNLLKTHYRPEERTIYIEKTKFRKDRLIPIPKAVAHEINNLLKVRRLFPDEDDSPFLLVKVKGNKLVRMFINRRFKQALTYINLEQPRKIIGTTNFSQPSHHSLRHSFAVNTLKRIKQQGKSCQNALPVLAAYMGHSKYKYTTYYLKVLDAEHRRQLFNFSISKSEDA; via the coding sequence ATGAAACGTTTTAAAAGCTTTTTGGCAGAACAAATGGAAGAGTTTATTGAATATCGTTTTCAACTGGGGTACTCAAACACCTCAATGATGTACTGTCTTAAGGTGCTTGATCGATATGTGTCTGAAAAACAAGTGACTTGGGCATCCTTTGATCCGCTGTTTTTTATCCGGTTCAGAGCAAATCTTGATCTTGAACCCCGGTCCATAAATATGATTTTCAGAATGATCAAAATTTTTTTCAATTATCTTATACGCAAAGATGTGATCCTGGAAAATCCGTTACAGGAAATCACTGAGCTACAGGAAAATCTCGTTATTCCTTTTATATTTTCTCCGGAAGAAACAGATCGTTTTCTCAAAGCTGTAATCAAGTCGATGCGAACAAGCCAGAGATTCTATGTGTCAGATTTCAGTGCTTATATTGCCTTTTTGTTGATGGCCCGGTGCGGACTGAGAACATCGGAGACACTTAATTTATTGAAAACCCATTACAGGCCCGAAGAAAGAACAATCTATATTGAAAAGACAAAATTTAGAAAAGATCGATTGATCCCTATACCCAAAGCAGTAGCCCATGAAATAAACAACCTGCTAAAAGTGCGTCGGTTATTCCCCGATGAGGATGACAGTCCTTTTTTACTGGTAAAGGTGAAAGGCAATAAACTGGTCCGTATGTTTATAAATCGCAGATTTAAACAGGCGCTCACATATATTAATCTTGAACAGCCCCGGAAAATAATCGGTACTACAAACTTCAGCCAGCCTTCACATCATTCCTTGCGGCATTCGTTTGCTGTGAACACACTAAAACGAATTAAACAGCAAGGAAAATCCTGTCAAAATGCCCTGCCTGTACTGGCAGCTTACATGGGGCACAGCAAGTACAAATACACTACCTATTATTTGAAGGTACTGGATGCTGAGCACCGTCGGCAACTGTTTAATTTTTCGATATCAAAAAGCGAGGACGCATGA
- a CDS encoding tyrosine-type recombinase/integrase, whose product MRLTSCLHQYFYEYLPSIKGTSEQSVQAYRQSLSLFLHFLANHHSIKIKSLTIEHLTVDAVLAFLQHLEKNRKNSVQTRNQRLAVIKSLAKMIRFMHPDKKRIAEGLLNIPQKRSQKKVMGFLYPEEIMKVFSAVDLKKKEGMRDFTILHLLYDSGARASEIATLEFDYFDPENETIAVLGKGNRYRLINLCSRTASLISDYITNHRVDPIPLFAHRLFINQRKREMTRHGINKICRKYLTAVLPAKRLKGLSPAHCFRHSCAVNMVTLGAPVSDIKNRLGHQSIESTMTYLQLDLSKKREVQNTLMEYMQSKITHDKKIDELIDWENSAEILAWLDSL is encoded by the coding sequence ATGAGATTGACAAGTTGCCTGCACCAGTATTTTTATGAATACTTGCCCTCGATAAAAGGGACGAGTGAACAAAGTGTCCAAGCTTACCGGCAAAGCCTGTCTTTGTTCCTGCATTTCCTGGCGAATCATCACTCAATAAAAATTAAGTCGTTGACAATAGAACACTTAACGGTGGATGCCGTGCTTGCCTTTCTACAGCATCTGGAAAAAAATAGAAAAAATAGCGTGCAGACTCGAAATCAGCGCCTGGCCGTGATCAAGTCTTTGGCCAAGATGATCCGCTTCATGCATCCGGACAAAAAACGAATCGCCGAAGGCCTCCTGAACATCCCTCAAAAAAGATCTCAAAAAAAGGTGATGGGATTTTTATATCCTGAAGAAATCATGAAAGTCTTCAGTGCCGTGGACCTGAAAAAGAAAGAAGGCATGAGGGATTTTACCATTCTACATTTGCTTTATGACTCCGGTGCCCGGGCCAGTGAGATTGCCACATTGGAATTTGATTATTTTGATCCCGAAAACGAGACCATTGCAGTCCTGGGAAAGGGAAATCGATACCGCTTGATTAATCTATGCTCCAGAACAGCCTCGTTGATCTCGGATTATATCACCAATCATAGGGTAGATCCCATCCCTTTGTTTGCCCATAGGCTTTTTATCAACCAACGGAAGCGGGAAATGACCCGGCACGGCATCAACAAAATTTGCAGGAAATATTTGACTGCAGTATTGCCGGCAAAAAGGCTGAAAGGACTGAGTCCGGCTCACTGCTTCAGGCATTCGTGTGCGGTCAATATGGTCACCTTAGGTGCTCCGGTATCGGATATCAAAAATCGTCTTGGTCATCAAAGTATTGAATCAACAATGACCTATCTGCAGCTGGATCTGTCAAAAAAACGGGAAGTCCAAAATACGCTCATGGAATACATGCAATCGAAAATAACTCATGACAAAAAAATTGATGAGTTAATCGACTGGGAAAATAGTGCTGAAATCCTCGCCTGGCTTGACAGTTTATAA